The Echinicola rosea genome has a segment encoding these proteins:
- the galB gene encoding beta-galactosidase GalB, with protein MQKILSFILVLSLAVLGWNCSSSEDKERQVIDFNNGWRFQLGDHPNAISADFDVSNWRELNLPHDWSIEGNFSEDHPTKPEGGALPAGIGWYRKAFRLPTEAKEQSIWIEFDGVYRNGEVWINGHRLGIRPNGYSSFKYDLSEYLNYGDNVNVLAVRVDNSQQPNSRWYTGSGIYRNVRLIRTGKVHVEHWGTYITTPEITDSSATVNMEVMVKNEGSNERKLTVRSTILDAEGIEVAQEEHALTLGKGGSADIMHHFTVPSPKLWSTEQPYLYKVVTQVFAGMQLMDDYQTPLGIRYFEFDAKKGFSLNGKPMKILGVCNHHDLGALGAAVNKRAIERRLEILKEMGVNAIRTAHNPPAPELLELCDEMGFIVQDEAFDVWKKKKVDADSHLFWDEWHRRDLEDLILRDRNHPSIMMWSIGNEIREQFDSTGISITKELVRIVKELDTTRVVTCALTENIPSKNFIYQSKALDLLGFNYKHKDHKNFPKWYPGEKLIATENMSALATRGHYDLPSDTIMRWPQSYDKPLETGNEDWTVSAYDQVSAYWGSTHEETWKSIKDQDFMAGLFVWTGFDYLGEPIPYPYPARSSYFGIVDLAGFPKDSYYMYKSEWASDTVLHVFPHWNWEEGQEVDVWVYYNQADEVELFLNGESLGTKSKEGDDLHVMWRVPYEPGTLRAVSRKDGKAILEKKVFTAGDAQKVTLAPDRKIIKADGKDLSFITVSICDMDGNMVPDANNMVNFEIQGEGKIMGVDNGYQASLEPFKANYRKAFNGKCLLIVQSTKDAGEISIRATSEHLQPGEVVLETVD; from the coding sequence ATGCAAAAAATCCTGAGTTTCATTCTTGTACTTTCATTAGCAGTGCTCGGTTGGAATTGTTCTTCTTCGGAGGACAAGGAAAGACAAGTCATTGATTTTAATAATGGTTGGCGTTTTCAATTGGGGGATCATCCCAATGCCATCAGTGCAGATTTTGATGTGTCCAATTGGCGGGAGCTGAACCTTCCCCATGATTGGAGTATCGAAGGGAACTTCAGTGAGGATCATCCCACCAAGCCAGAAGGCGGTGCCTTGCCTGCAGGGATAGGCTGGTATAGAAAAGCTTTTAGGCTGCCTACCGAGGCAAAGGAGCAAAGCATATGGATCGAGTTTGATGGTGTCTATAGAAATGGAGAGGTATGGATCAACGGCCACCGGCTAGGGATCCGGCCAAATGGCTACAGCTCTTTCAAGTATGACCTAAGCGAATACTTGAATTATGGGGACAATGTAAACGTATTGGCCGTTCGTGTGGATAATTCACAGCAGCCCAATTCACGCTGGTACACCGGATCCGGCATTTATCGAAACGTACGCCTGATCCGTACCGGAAAAGTCCATGTCGAACACTGGGGCACCTATATCACCACCCCTGAAATCACGGATTCATCGGCTACTGTAAATATGGAAGTAATGGTGAAAAATGAGGGATCCAATGAGCGGAAGCTGACAGTTCGATCGACCATCTTGGATGCTGAGGGCATAGAAGTGGCCCAAGAGGAACACGCGCTCACCCTTGGTAAAGGTGGAAGTGCGGATATCATGCACCATTTTACGGTCCCCTCTCCAAAATTATGGTCCACAGAACAGCCTTATTTATATAAGGTGGTCACACAGGTTTTTGCAGGAATGCAGCTGATGGATGATTACCAAACCCCTTTGGGAATTCGATATTTTGAGTTTGATGCCAAGAAAGGCTTTTCCCTAAATGGCAAGCCAATGAAAATCCTGGGCGTTTGTAATCATCATGATCTTGGAGCATTGGGCGCAGCAGTAAATAAGCGAGCCATCGAAAGGCGATTGGAAATCCTCAAGGAAATGGGTGTTAATGCCATTCGGACAGCCCATAATCCTCCAGCTCCAGAGCTTTTGGAGCTTTGCGATGAAATGGGGTTTATCGTCCAAGATGAGGCATTTGACGTGTGGAAAAAGAAAAAGGTAGATGCTGACAGCCATTTGTTCTGGGATGAATGGCACCGTCGGGACTTGGAAGATTTGATCCTTCGGGACCGAAATCACCCGTCCATCATGATGTGGAGTATTGGCAATGAAATCAGGGAACAGTTTGACAGTACCGGAATCAGCATTACCAAGGAACTGGTAAGGATCGTTAAAGAACTGGATACCACGCGGGTAGTGACATGTGCCCTCACGGAAAACATCCCTTCCAAGAACTTCATTTACCAATCGAAAGCTCTTGACCTTCTAGGGTTTAATTATAAGCATAAAGACCACAAAAATTTCCCGAAGTGGTACCCAGGAGAGAAATTGATCGCGACGGAAAACATGTCGGCATTGGCCACCCGTGGGCACTATGATCTTCCGTCGGATACCATTATGCGGTGGCCCCAATCATACGACAAACCATTGGAAACGGGGAATGAGGATTGGACGGTCTCGGCATACGATCAAGTGTCCGCTTACTGGGGCAGTACCCATGAAGAGACGTGGAAATCCATCAAGGATCAAGATTTTATGGCGGGTTTGTTTGTCTGGACCGGTTTTGACTATTTGGGAGAGCCGATTCCTTACCCTTATCCAGCACGGAGCTCTTATTTTGGCATAGTGGATCTGGCTGGATTTCCCAAAGATTCCTATTACATGTACAAAAGTGAATGGGCCTCTGATACGGTGCTGCATGTTTTTCCTCACTGGAACTGGGAAGAAGGGCAAGAGGTGGACGTATGGGTATATTATAATCAAGCCGATGAAGTGGAATTGTTCCTGAACGGGGAATCGCTGGGAACCAAGAGCAAAGAAGGTGATGACCTGCACGTGATGTGGCGTGTGCCTTATGAACCGGGAACGCTCAGGGCGGTGTCCAGAAAAGATGGCAAAGCGATATTGGAAAAGAAAGTCTTCACCGCGGGAGATGCCCAAAAGGTCACATTGGCCCCAGATCGTAAGATCATCAAAGCAGATGGAAAAGACCTTTCCTTTATTACCGTCAGCATCTGTGATATGGATGGCAATATGGTGCCCGATGCCAATAATATGGTAAATTTTGAAATCCAGGGAGAAGGAAAGATCATGGGTGTGGACAATGGCTACCAAGCCAGTCTGGAACCTTTTAAGGCCAATTACAGGAAAGCATTTAATGGCAAATGTTTGCTAATTGTCCAGTCCACCAAGGATGCCGGCGAGATTTCCATTCGGGCCACTTCAGAGCATCTGCAGCCTGGGGAGGTGGTTTTGGAAACGGTCGATTGA
- a CDS encoding helix-turn-helix domain-containing protein, with translation MTVREHHHSGRSKAGESGMWYHEENPGPIASLPFINQFGSMKFSKVRMDENMRPHLNDGIEIHFIESGKYDWVIENRSVELLPDDLSITAPWHWNGSPAGKMDMGQINWLIIKPETFTPGAPLRLGDWSKLSPDFQEELGNMIAAEKGMVLKKARVFKKYFAEIKEELLHQREGYAKIIGNLIENLLIELYRDLKHRKSKIDEDDHFIERLTALVQSDLTKKWIVEDMASHFGMGKTKFNDEVKRLTGYPPNSFIINLKIDKAKAQILDPNGMDLSDIAYNCGFSSLQHFTTTFSHRTGITPGKYQSQLRKREVS, from the coding sequence ATGACTGTTCGTGAACATCATCACTCGGGAAGATCAAAAGCAGGAGAATCAGGTATGTGGTACCACGAGGAAAATCCTGGTCCCATTGCCTCACTTCCCTTTATCAACCAATTTGGCAGCATGAAATTTTCGAAAGTCCGGATGGATGAGAATATGCGGCCACACCTCAATGACGGCATCGAAATCCACTTTATCGAAAGCGGAAAATACGACTGGGTCATCGAAAACCGCTCCGTGGAATTGCTGCCCGATGACCTATCCATCACGGCCCCATGGCACTGGAACGGCAGCCCTGCTGGCAAAATGGACATGGGACAGATCAATTGGCTGATCATAAAGCCGGAGACATTCACTCCTGGAGCTCCTTTGCGGTTGGGAGATTGGTCAAAGCTGTCTCCTGACTTCCAAGAAGAACTGGGCAATATGATCGCCGCTGAAAAAGGAATGGTGCTGAAAAAAGCCCGTGTGTTCAAAAAGTATTTTGCTGAAATAAAAGAAGAACTCCTGCACCAACGTGAAGGGTACGCCAAGATCATTGGCAACCTCATTGAGAATTTGCTGATTGAGCTGTACCGCGACCTCAAACACCGCAAGTCAAAGATCGATGAGGATGATCATTTTATCGAGCGACTGACTGCCTTGGTGCAAAGTGACCTGACCAAAAAGTGGATCGTGGAAGATATGGCCAGCCACTTTGGGATGGGAAAGACCAAATTCAATGATGAGGTAAAACGGCTCACCGGATACCCTCCGAACAGTTTTATCATCAATCTAAAGATCGATAAAGCCAAAGCTCAAATCCTAGATCCCAACGGAATGGACCTTTCGGACATTGCCTATAACTGTGGATTCTCGTCCTTGCAGCATTTTACCACGACATTTTCCCACCGCACCGGCATTACTCCCGGCAAATACCAAAGCCAGCTGAGAAAACGTGAGGTCAGCTGA
- a CDS encoding DUF998 domain-containing protein, which produces MKIIGIIGLTTVLLLFASLLIFGNLNKDFSFFQDYISSLGAKGAPFALGWNICGFVLVGLGLVGFGFMYGLLLKDKIAAVCLSLFGTGYAFTAIPMDMELTNSAVSKAHVLAICLGLAAWFVGLSRIGFNLKIHKNIRNRANITAFLLTIAMTGYLAGLWSMPFTHWLVFGLVFGWTAFTSFGLLTSTTINDTAER; this is translated from the coding sequence ATGAAAATAATTGGCATTATTGGATTGACCACCGTACTTCTCCTGTTCGCCTCGCTATTGATTTTTGGAAATTTAAACAAAGACTTTAGCTTTTTTCAAGACTACATCAGCTCCCTTGGTGCCAAAGGCGCTCCCTTTGCTCTAGGCTGGAATATTTGTGGTTTTGTCTTGGTCGGGCTCGGCTTGGTTGGGTTTGGCTTCATGTACGGGCTCCTGCTAAAGGATAAAATAGCAGCCGTTTGCCTATCACTGTTTGGGACAGGGTATGCATTTACCGCTATTCCCATGGATATGGAATTAACCAATAGCGCTGTCTCCAAAGCTCATGTCCTTGCCATTTGTTTAGGCTTAGCAGCTTGGTTTGTGGGATTATCCAGAATAGGCTTTAACCTAAAAATTCATAAAAACATTCGAAACAGGGCCAATATAACAGCCTTTCTGCTAACAATTGCTATGACAGGCTATCTGGCTGGGCTTTGGTCAATGCCCTTCACCCACTGGTTGGTTTTTGGACTGGTATTCGGCTGGACGGCTTTTACTTCCTTTGGACTTTTAACATCAACGACAATAAATGACACTGCTGAAAGGTAA